In Odontesthes bonariensis isolate fOdoBon6 chromosome 9, fOdoBon6.hap1, whole genome shotgun sequence, the following proteins share a genomic window:
- the LOC142388984 gene encoding olfactory receptor 6E1-like, whose product MVNSTQVSYFTLGAYFDTNLFTYFFFMIIMSLYLLIVGSNVLLIVVIGVNRSLHEPMYMFLCSLFVNELYGSSGLFPFLLIQILSDVHTISAPLCFLQVFCLHSYATVEFFTLAVMSYDRYLAICYPLQYNTIMTFQRVKVLTAVAWLPALLLIVILTSLSFSLQLCGNIINKVYCDNYSVVKLACADTTVNNIYGLMITAIIVFGPVLLILYSYMRILKVCFSGSKQTRQKAVSTCAPHLASLLNFSFGVCFEVSQSRFDMSRVPRILQILLSLYFLTCQPLFNPALYGLNMSKIRSRCKSLFSLKC is encoded by the coding sequence ATGGTAAACTCTACTCAGGTTTCATATTTCACTCTTGGTGCTTATTTTGATACCAATCTGTTCACATACTTTTTCTTCATGATCATCATGTCTTTGTATCTTTTAATAGTTGGTTCTAATGTTCTGCTCATCGTGGTTATCGGTGTGAACAGGAGCTTACATGAACCCATGTACATGTTCCTGTGCAGCCTGTTTGTAAATGAGCTGTATGGTAGTTCAGGGCTGTTTCCATTCCTGCTGATTCAGATCCTCTCTGACGTTCACACTATTTCTGCTCCTCTCTGTTTCCTGCAGGTTTTCTGTTTGCACTCGTACGCCACTGTAGAATTTTTCACCTTGGCCGTCATGTCTTATGACAGATATCTTGCTATCTGTTATCCTCTGCAGTATAACAcaataatgacatttcagaGGGTAAAAGTTCTTACTGCAGTAGCCTGGTTACCCGCCTTACTTCTGATTGTAATTTTGACTTCTTTGAGTTTCTCTTTGCAGCTTTGTGGAAACATCATTAACAAAGTATATTGTGACAACTACTCTGTTGTTAAACTGGCCTGCGCTGACACTACAGTCAATAACATCTATGGACTTATGATCACAGCTATCATTGTTTTTGGTCCAGTCCTTTTAATTCTGTACTCATACATGAGGATCCTCAAAGTGTGTTTTTCTGGATCCAAACAGACCCGTCAGAAAGCTGTCAGTACCTGCGCTCCTCACCTGGCTTCTCTGCTCAacttctcttttggggtttgTTTTGAAGTGTCACAGAGCAGGTTTGATATGAGCAGAGTTCCAAGAATACTGCAAATACTTCTTTCTTTGTACTTTTTAACATGTCAGCCACTCTTTAATCCTGCACTGTATGGCCTAAATATGTCCAAAATACGCAGCaggtgtaaaagtctgttttctctgaaatgttga
- the LOC142388983 gene encoding olfactory receptor 52D1-like — translation MNSTQVLYFTLSSYFNKDLFTYLFFMILTSLYLTIVGSNVLLIVVIGMNRSLHEPMYMFLCSLFVNELYGSSGLFPFLLIQLLSDVHTVSAPLCFLQIFCIYSYVSIEFSILAVMSYDRYLAICYPLQYNTIMTFQRVKVLTAVAWLPALLLIVILTSLSFSLQLCGNIINKVYCDNYSVVKLACADTTVNNIYGLMITAIIVFGPVLLILYSYMRILKVCFSGSKQTRQKAVSTCIPHLASLLNFSFGVCFEVSQSRFDMSRVPRILQILLSLYFLTCQPLFNPALYGLNMSKIRSRCKSLFL, via the coding sequence ATGAATTCTACACAAGTTTTATATTTCACATTAAGTTCTTACTTTAACAAAGATTTGTTCACATACTTATTCTTCATGATCCTCACGTCTTTGTATCTTACAATAGTTGGTTCTAATGTTCTGCTCATCGTGGTTATCGGTATGAACAGGAGCTTACATGAACCCATGTACATGTTTCTGTGCAGCCTGTTTGTAAATGAGCTGTATGGTAGTTCAGGGTTGTTTCCATTCCTGCTGATTCAGCTCCTCTCTGACGTTCAcactgtttctgctcctctttGTTTCCTGCAGATCTTCTGTATTTACAGCTATGTGTCCATAGAATTTTCCATCTTGGCCGTCATGTCTTATGACAGATATCTTGCTATCTGTTATCCTCTGCAGTATAACAcaataatgacatttcagaGGGTAAAAGTTCTTACTGCAGTAGCCTGGTTACCCGCCTTACTTCTGATTGTGATTTTGACTTCTTTGAGTTTCTCTTTGCAGCTTTGTGGAAATATCATTAACAAAGTATATTGTGACAACTACTCTGTTGTTAAACTGGCCTGCGCTGACACTACAGTCAATAACATCTATGGACTTATGATCACAGCTATCATTGTTTTTGGTCCAGTCCTTTTAATTCTGTACTCATACATGAGGATCCTCAAAGTGTGTTTTTCTGGATCCAAACAGACCCGTCAGAAAGCTGTCAGTACCTGCATTCCTCACCTGGCTTCTCTGCTCAacttctcttttggggtttgTTTTGAAGTGTCACAGAGCAGGTTTGATATGAGCAGAGTTCCAAGAATACTGCAAATACTTCTTTCTTTGTACTTTTTAACATGTCAGCCACTCTTTAATCCTGCACTGTATGGCCTAAATATGTCCAAAATACGCAGCagatgtaaaagtctgtttctctga